One window from the genome of Paracoccus marcusii encodes:
- a CDS encoding aldo/keto reductase — protein MKTIRIGRTGVEITRIAFGCASIGNLYREVAEEDAQQVLQAAWDAGIRYFDTAPHYGRGLSEQRLGRFLTGRTGAVLSTKVGRVLTPAAAPIPGADSYVRPAQNDVHYDYSGDGIEESLEQSLDRLGVARVDIVYVHDLGTYTHGTDNDRHLQAFLGSGYERLVRLKEAGRIGAFGLGVNETEICLQVMDHGPLDVILLAGRLTLLDRSAEDALVPRCRVAGTSLVLGGIFNSGILATGPVAGATYDYGPAPQQVLDRVAALQDQAAAQGMPLAIAALHFARDHPAAAAVLLGTANPATLRRNLEVLR, from the coding sequence ATGAAGACCATCAGGATCGGCCGGACGGGGGTGGAGATCACCCGCATCGCGTTCGGCTGTGCCAGCATCGGCAACCTGTATCGCGAGGTCGCGGAGGAGGACGCGCAGCAGGTTCTGCAGGCGGCATGGGATGCGGGGATCCGCTATTTCGACACGGCGCCCCATTACGGGCGCGGCCTGTCCGAACAGCGGTTGGGGCGGTTCCTGACGGGCAGGACGGGGGCCGTTCTGTCGACCAAGGTCGGGCGCGTCCTGACCCCTGCCGCCGCGCCGATCCCCGGGGCCGACAGCTATGTCCGCCCCGCGCAGAACGACGTGCATTACGACTATTCCGGTGACGGGATCGAGGAGAGCCTGGAGCAGAGCCTGGACCGGCTTGGCGTCGCGCGGGTCGACATCGTCTATGTCCACGATCTGGGCACCTATACCCATGGCACCGACAACGACCGGCATCTGCAGGCGTTCCTGGGGTCCGGGTATGAACGGCTGGTCCGGCTGAAGGAGGCCGGCCGCATCGGCGCATTCGGTCTTGGCGTCAACGAAACCGAGATCTGCCTGCAGGTGATGGATCACGGGCCGCTGGACGTGATCCTGCTGGCGGGGCGGCTGACCCTGCTGGACCGTTCGGCCGAGGACGCTTTGGTGCCGCGCTGTCGCGTGGCCGGGACCAGTCTGGTGCTGGGCGGGATCTTCAACTCCGGCATCCTGGCGACCGGGCCCGTGGCCGGCGCGACCTATGACTACGGCCCCGCCCCGCAGCAGGTGCTGGACCGCGTGGCTGCCCTGCAGGATCAGGCCGCCGCGCAGGGGATGCCGCTTGCGATCGCGGCGTTGCATTTCGCGCGTGACCATCCCGCGGCGGCGGCGGTGCTGCTGGGCACGGCCAATCCGGCGACCTTGCGCCGCAACCTGGAGGTCCTGCGCTAG
- a CDS encoding GntR family transcriptional regulator — protein sequence MARSDTRYREAYNRLLDHCATLTPGANLPAEAALSEIAGVSRTVVRRCLARLAELGVIALDGRAKRVLRMPDQDDRIAVIRAADGLQALEQRFLDWILRFDVPAETPLSVAELARTFGVTQHQLNEFLAGLSRFGLVARRPKGGWMLRGFTKEFAVELSDFRLVLELDAIAKLVEAPVDHPVWPRLATLRVQHLALADQIDTHFHEFSKLDEAFHEAINAVVRNRFVAEFQKVISLIFHYHYMWDKTQEKQRNGAAIQEHLAIIDALEARDAGRALDAARQHLRTSKSTLLSSLRHHDLG from the coding sequence ATGGCCCGCAGCGACACCCGCTATCGCGAGGCGTACAACCGCCTTCTGGACCACTGCGCGACTCTGACCCCGGGGGCCAACCTGCCCGCCGAGGCCGCGCTGAGCGAGATCGCCGGGGTCAGCCGCACCGTCGTCCGCCGCTGCCTGGCGCGGCTGGCAGAGCTGGGGGTGATCGCGCTGGATGGGCGGGCCAAGCGGGTGCTGCGCATGCCGGACCAGGACGACCGGATCGCCGTGATCCGCGCCGCCGACGGCCTGCAGGCGCTGGAGCAGCGGTTCCTGGACTGGATCCTGCGGTTCGACGTGCCTGCCGAAACGCCGCTGTCGGTGGCCGAGCTGGCGCGGACCTTCGGCGTCACCCAGCATCAGCTGAACGAGTTCCTGGCCGGCCTCAGCCGGTTCGGCCTGGTCGCACGCAGGCCCAAGGGCGGCTGGATGCTGCGCGGCTTCACCAAGGAATTCGCGGTCGAGCTGTCGGACTTTCGGCTGGTCCTGGAACTGGACGCGATCGCCAAGCTGGTCGAGGCACCGGTCGACCACCCCGTCTGGCCGCGTCTGGCCACGCTGCGCGTCCAGCACCTGGCCCTGGCAGACCAGATCGACACGCATTTCCACGAGTTCTCCAAGCTGGACGAGGCGTTCCACGAGGCCATCAACGCCGTCGTCCGCAACCGCTTCGTGGCCGAGTTCCAGAAGGTCATCTCGCTGATCTTCCATTATCACTACATGTGGGACAAGACGCAGGAAAAGCAGCGGAACGGCGCCGCGATCCAGGAACACCTGGCGATCATCGACGCGCTGGAGGCCCGCGACGCCGGCCGCGCGCTGGATGCCGCGCGCCAGCACCTGCGCACGTCGAAATCGACGCTGCTGTCATCCCTGCGCCATCACGACCTGGGCTAG
- a CDS encoding ABC transporter permease, translated as MTDASKPWADGKARRLTIARDQLHRASALLTLVLLIIGFAMASPAFLSVNNGLTVLLQTSVIGLLGIGLTMVIITGGIDLSVGSVLALSGVVSAMAVKAGLPVVPAMCAGVLAGAACGAFNGLVITRLRIPPFVATLGMMLIARGVALQLTGATPISQLGAGFGRLGNGALFRVVEMQPNGFPRVIFPGIPYPAILLLVVAVVATYLLRRRQIGRHIYATGSNEEAARLSGVNVDWTKMYAYTMSGALAGLAGNVLMSRLVTAQPSEGVMYELDAIAAAVIGGASLSGGVGTVAGTMIGAFIIGILRNGLNMSGVSAFIQQIVIGFVVIGAVWIDQVRNRR; from the coding sequence ATGACGGACGCAAGCAAGCCCTGGGCCGACGGCAAGGCGCGTCGGCTGACCATCGCCCGCGACCAGCTGCACCGCGCATCGGCCCTGCTGACGCTGGTCCTGCTGATCATCGGCTTTGCGATGGCCAGCCCGGCGTTCCTGTCGGTCAACAACGGGCTGACGGTGCTGTTGCAGACATCGGTCATCGGGCTGCTGGGGATCGGGCTGACCATGGTCATCATCACCGGCGGGATCGACCTTTCGGTCGGCTCGGTGCTGGCGCTGTCGGGCGTGGTATCGGCGATGGCGGTCAAGGCCGGCCTGCCGGTGGTGCCCGCGATGTGCGCAGGCGTCCTGGCCGGCGCCGCCTGCGGGGCGTTCAACGGCCTTGTCATCACCCGGCTGCGGATCCCGCCCTTCGTGGCGACGCTTGGCATGATGCTGATCGCGCGCGGCGTGGCGCTGCAGCTGACCGGGGCCACGCCCATCTCGCAGCTGGGCGCGGGCTTCGGGCGGCTTGGCAACGGCGCGCTGTTCCGCGTGGTCGAGATGCAGCCGAACGGCTTTCCGCGCGTGATCTTTCCGGGCATCCCCTATCCGGCCATCCTGCTGCTGGTCGTGGCTGTGGTCGCGACCTATCTGCTGCGCCGCCGCCAGATCGGACGCCACATCTATGCCACCGGGTCGAACGAGGAGGCCGCGCGCCTGTCCGGCGTGAATGTCGACTGGACCAAGATGTACGCATACACGATGTCAGGCGCGCTGGCGGGGCTGGCGGGCAACGTACTGATGTCGCGCCTGGTCACCGCCCAGCCAAGCGAGGGGGTGATGTACGAACTGGATGCCATCGCGGCGGCGGTGATCGGCGGCGCGTCCCTGTCGGGGGGCGTGGGCACCGTCGCGGGCACGATGATCGGTGCGTTCATCATCGGCATTCTGCGAAACGGTCTGAACATGTCGGGCGTGTCCGCCTTCATCCAGCAGATCGTCATCGGCTTCGTGGTCATCGGCGCGGTCTGGATCGATCAGGTCCGCAACCGCCGCTAG
- a CDS encoding ABC transporter substrate-binding protein encodes MTLLKTCLAVSALALTAAGAQAGEIAVIVKTTNSNFWQNVNLGAQAAIEGQSEHTLSFDGPAAESAVADQVSLVENAINRGVAGLVLAPSDPEALIPVVQRAYESGIPVVIIDSALGEGAEGAFQAFLSTDNCAAGEQVAKRMIDEAGTTGKVGIMSYVAGVGSEIGRVGCFTTYLQENSDLEIVGPLYSQSQMANALNQTTDMLASNPDLVGIFGANEPTAVGMGRAIEQAGKAGQLTALGFDGNEDLQQFVRDGVLTATAVQGSFAMGEMGVQTVMDILAGETVEPFINTGVVMVDKANIESDEARNVLY; translated from the coding sequence ATGACACTGCTGAAGACATGCCTGGCCGTATCCGCCCTTGCCCTGACCGCCGCCGGCGCCCAGGCCGGAGAGATCGCGGTCATCGTCAAGACGACCAACTCGAACTTCTGGCAGAACGTGAACCTGGGCGCCCAGGCCGCGATCGAGGGCCAGTCCGAGCATACGCTGAGCTTTGACGGTCCGGCCGCGGAAAGCGCGGTGGCCGATCAGGTCAGCCTGGTCGAGAACGCCATCAACCGCGGCGTGGCCGGGCTGGTCCTGGCCCCGTCCGACCCCGAGGCGCTGATCCCCGTGGTGCAGCGCGCCTACGAATCCGGCATCCCGGTCGTGATCATCGACAGCGCCCTGGGCGAGGGCGCAGAAGGCGCGTTCCAGGCCTTCCTGTCGACCGACAACTGCGCGGCCGGAGAGCAGGTGGCCAAGCGCATGATCGACGAGGCCGGCACGACCGGCAAGGTGGGGATCATGTCCTATGTCGCGGGCGTCGGGTCCGAGATCGGGCGCGTCGGCTGCTTCACCACCTACCTGCAGGAGAATTCCGACCTGGAGATCGTGGGTCCGCTCTATTCGCAAAGCCAGATGGCCAACGCGCTGAACCAGACCACCGACATGCTGGCGTCGAACCCGGACCTGGTCGGCATCTTCGGTGCGAACGAACCCACGGCCGTCGGCATGGGGCGCGCGATCGAGCAGGCGGGCAAGGCGGGCCAGCTGACCGCCCTGGGCTTTGACGGCAACGAGGACCTGCAGCAGTTCGTGCGCGACGGCGTGCTGACGGCGACGGCGGTGCAGGGATCGTTCGCCATGGGCGAGATGGGCGTGCAGACCGTGATGGACATCCTGGCCGGAGAGACGGTCGAGCCGTTCATCAACACCGGCGTGGTGATGGTCGACAAGGCCAACATTGAGTCCGACGAGGCCAGGAACGTCCTCTACTGA
- a CDS encoding ATP-binding cassette domain-containing protein, translated as MSDQPLVQMIDIEKHFGGVRAVDHVSVSLYPGEVVGLLGHNGAGKSCLMRILSGAMTPSSGEIRVNGTAVRFAEPNDARAKGIETIYQTLALADHLDAPSNLFLGRELKTRFGNLDDAAMLRAACEVLARLNPNFRNLRDPVSSLSGGQRQVIAIARAIYFDTRVLIMDEPTAALGPSETAMVADLIRKLQADGIGIFLVSHDIHDVFELCDRVVVMNKGRVVGAHSIGDVSKDDVLSLIVKGELPSDWSARRPEPVQ; from the coding sequence ATGTCAGACCAGCCGCTGGTCCAGATGATCGACATAGAAAAGCATTTCGGCGGCGTCCGGGCCGTCGATCATGTCTCGGTCAGCCTCTATCCGGGCGAGGTGGTGGGCCTTCTGGGGCATAACGGCGCGGGTAAGTCCTGCCTGATGCGCATCCTGTCGGGCGCCATGACCCCCAGCAGCGGAGAGATCCGCGTGAACGGCACGGCGGTCCGCTTTGCCGAACCCAACGACGCCCGCGCCAAGGGGATCGAGACGATCTATCAGACGCTGGCCCTGGCCGATCATCTGGACGCGCCCAGCAACCTGTTCCTGGGGCGGGAGCTGAAGACCCGGTTCGGCAACCTGGACGACGCGGCCATGCTGCGCGCCGCGTGCGAGGTGCTGGCCCGGCTGAACCCCAACTTCCGCAACCTGCGCGACCCCGTGTCCAGCCTGTCGGGCGGCCAGCGCCAGGTGATCGCGATCGCGCGTGCGATCTATTTCGACACCCGCGTGCTGATCATGGACGAACCCACCGCAGCCCTGGGCCCGTCCGAGACGGCGATGGTGGCAGACCTGATCCGCAAGCTGCAGGCCGACGGGATCGGGATATTCCTGGTCAGCCACGACATCCATGACGTGTTCGAGCTATGCGACCGGGTCGTGGTGATGAACAAGGGCCGCGTCGTGGGCGCCCATTCCATCGGCGATGTCAGCAAGGACGACGTCCTCAGCCTGATTGTCAAGGGAGAGCTGCCGTCCGACTGGTCCGCCCGCAGGCCGGAGCCGGTGCAATGA
- a CDS encoding zinc-binding alcohol dehydrogenase family protein, whose protein sequence is MKDASATTMACGVCVEPGRFRIETRPLPTHAPEGWVLVDIAAIGICGTDYHIFEGKHPYLDYPRVIGHELSGHVASGPDAGSLVVVNPYLSCGACRACLRGKLNCCAAIAVLGVHRDGGMCARIAVPAGNLYPADGLSVHQAAMVEFLAIGAHAVARSGVGQGDLALVTGAGPIGLGTALFARLAGAQVHLMDLSDRRLALARRLCGFDLLHRPGDDILTGELAQGFDVVFDATGSAPAIEAGFPLVAHGGSTVLVSVVKGDIRFSDAEFHKREARIIGSRNAQAPDFDRVIDAIRDGLIPTDALLSEVVPLADLPDRFAALVDDRDDIVKILVTP, encoded by the coding sequence ATGAAGGACGCATCCGCCACCACGATGGCATGCGGCGTCTGCGTCGAACCCGGCCGGTTTCGCATCGAGACGCGGCCCTTGCCGACCCATGCCCCCGAGGGCTGGGTGCTTGTCGACATCGCCGCCATCGGCATCTGCGGCACGGATTACCACATCTTCGAGGGCAAGCATCCCTATCTGGATTATCCCCGCGTGATCGGGCACGAGCTGTCCGGGCATGTGGCCAGCGGACCGGATGCCGGGAGCCTGGTCGTGGTGAACCCATACCTGTCCTGCGGGGCCTGCCGTGCCTGCCTGCGCGGCAAGCTCAACTGCTGCGCCGCGATCGCGGTGCTGGGCGTGCATCGCGACGGCGGCATGTGCGCGCGGATCGCGGTTCCGGCGGGCAACCTGTACCCCGCCGACGGGCTGAGCGTGCATCAGGCTGCGATGGTCGAGTTCCTGGCCATCGGCGCCCATGCCGTCGCGCGTTCGGGCGTGGGGCAGGGCGATCTGGCGCTGGTGACGGGGGCGGGGCCGATCGGGCTTGGCACCGCGCTGTTCGCGCGGCTGGCCGGGGCCCAGGTGCATCTGATGGATCTCAGCGACCGGCGGCTGGCGCTGGCGCGGCGCCTGTGCGGGTTCGACCTGCTGCACCGTCCGGGCGACGACATCCTGACCGGCGAATTGGCGCAGGGCTTCGACGTCGTCTTCGACGCGACCGGCAGCGCGCCGGCCATCGAGGCTGGTTTTCCCCTCGTGGCCCATGGCGGCAGCACGGTGCTGGTCAGCGTGGTCAAGGGCGACATCCGCTTTTCGGATGCTGAGTTCCACAAGCGCGAGGCCCGCATCATCGGCAGCCGCAACGCGCAGGCCCCCGATTTCGACCGGGTCATCGACGCCATTCGCGACGGGCTGATCCCCACCGATGCGCTGTTGTCCGAGGTCGTTCCGCTGGCCGATCTGCCCGACCGTTTTGCCGCGCTGGTCGATGACCGCGACGACATCGTCAAGATCCTGGTGACCCCGTGA